Part of the Vibrio sp. SCSIO 43137 genome, AATATTGATTCCGTTCATTACCAGAATAAAGTCCTGATAATCTGATAGCGTTCCAATTTGGCAAATAATTCACTAAAAAGCAACAAATATAGGATAAAAAAGTGTAATCGCGCAGTTTTAAAGCACGGTAGCGCAATAATTATTCATTTATCATTCATTTAGTTCTCATTGACACTTAAGACATCAAGACTGATAAGCACCAAAATATAAGAACTTTTCACTAATTAAACACTATATCTGTAGTTATTTACAAAACCAGAAGGTACGATAAATTTGAATTTTTATTCTAATTCACTTTTAACAAATTAGTTACATCAACCAATTATAATCTCAAACACAGATGATTTATCTGCTTTATAAATTAAAGACAGACCATAACTCTGACAATTAAAAAAAACAGATAATCCCATGATAAAAAACATGCTCAGGCAAGACAAAACGGGGCTGTTGGTAAAGAGTATAAAAAAGTGCAGCTAAAACAGAGCTGAAACCCGCTCAATTACGGCTAATTACTGCTCACAGGAGAGAAAATGTATATGCGTTATGCTTATAAGAAACTATGAAAAGAATAGAACGAAAAAAGCCTTATCTTTCGATAAGGCTTTTAAAGGTGGTCGGTGAAGAGGGATTCGAACCCCCGACCCTCTGGTCCCAAACCAGATGCGCTACCAAGCTGCGCTATTCACCGAAATTTTGTTAGTAATCCACTTAACGTCAACTACTGAAATAATGGGGTGGCTAACGAGACTTGAACTCGCGACAACCGGAATCACAATCCGGGGCTCTACCAACTGAGCTATAGCCACCAAAAATAATGGTCGGTGAAGAGGGATTCGAACCCCCGACCCTCTGGTCCCAAACCAGATGCGCTACCAAGCTGCGCTATTCACCGAAAATCTTGTTTTATTTTGAAATAATGCCAGAGGGTCACCCTCTAGTCCGCTAGTCCGCTAGTCCGCTAGTCCGCTACTCCAAAACCGGGATACGCTACTAAATCGCGTTAATCACCGAAATCTGTTAGTAATCCACTTAACGTCAATTACTGAAATAATGGGGTGGCTAACGAGACTTGAACTCGCGACAACCGGAATCACAATCCGGGGCTCTACCAACTGAGCTATAGCCACCACTGTTTTTTTGCCGACAAAATCTATATACCGCTTCCGGAAATGGCGCGCCCGAAAGGATTCGAACCTTCGACCTTTGGCTCCGGAGGCCAACGCTCTATCCAGCTGAGCTACGGGCGCATGCCCTGTCGGCGGAGTGGAATAATACGTATATCACCATTCTGCGTCTAGCTTTTTTTGCAGTTTTTTTATTAATTGTTGTCTTTTTCAGCAGTTAAGATGTGATAAAGGACTAATCATTTAGATCTCAATGTTTATTGCTATAAATTAACAGGATATAATCACCCAAATTTCACACCTAATTAACATAGTGTTTTCAAAAGCTTTAACTATAGAAAACACTCTAACAATACTTTTGGTGTCGAAGCCCAATAAAAAAGATAACGGTAAAGTGAGCTAATAATATGTCTTCAAAAATCATTGGCGCTCTGGTCGCCACTCTAACTTTTTCCGCATTTTCACTGGCGAGCAGCGTAAGTGATGAGGAATACCAGCAAATTGCAGAACGAATCAAACCGGTTGGTGATGTCTATTTAGTTGGTGCGGAGCCAGTTGCAGAAAAGCCTAAGGGACCTCGTACAGCAGAATCAGTTTACGGAACCTTCTGTGTTGCTTGTCATGGTACCGGTGTTTCCGGTGCTCCTATCAAAGGCAATGCTGAGCAGTGGGCACCACGCATTGCTCAGGGAATGGATATCATGACTGATCATGCTATCAAGGGATTCAATGCCATGCCGCCTAAAGGTTCGTGTATGGATTGCTCTGATGAAGAGATCGTCGCAACAATCAACCATATGATTGAAGGCCTGTAACCCTTATTACAGACCAGTACTAATCGTTAAGGCCACGAATACATCTGTATCTCGTGGCCTTTTTACTTCTCAAGCTTTCTTCTAGTTCCCACGCTCTGCGTGGGAATTCATACGCGAACTAGAACTAATAGTTACCCTTTATTTTTCCTGACCATTGCCAATAAATTTGAAACATTTGCCTGTCCCTTCTCCATTCTCTCTTCCTGACTAACCGGCTTTTTCACTGTTTCCCACTCCAAGTCATCAAAAGGCAGCTCATCTAAGAACCGGCTATGTTGCGGCTTTATCAACTCACCAAACTGTCTTCGCTCTTTACACAGGGTAAACGTCAGTTCTTTTTGTGCCCTTGTGATCCCTACATAAGCCAGCCGACGCTCTTCTTCTACATTCTCTTCATCAATACTGGTTTGGTGAGGAAGAATGCCCTCTTCAGCGCCCATAAGATAGACATAAGGGAACTCCAGTCCCTTCGAAGCGTGTAGTGTCATTAACTGAACCTGATCAGCATCGCTTTCCTCTTCGCCCCGTTCCATCATATCCCTGAGCGTCAGGCGCTGAACCACCTCTTTAAGTGTCTTTTCTTCCTGATCAAGATTGTCTCCCTCCAGATCCGCCACTATCCAGCTATAGAGATCCGATACGTTCTTCATGCGCATCTCTGCAGCCTTGGCGCTGGATGAGGTTTCGTACAGCCAGTCTTCGTAGTTGATATCCCGCACTAGTGAACGTACTGCCTCTACGGTATTGCCCCGTTCAGCATTATCCGCAATGGCAACAACCCATTGAGTAAACTTGCGAAGGTTTTCTAGCCCTCGTCCGCTTAGGTGTTGCTCTAATCCCAGCTCAAAGCTGGCCTCAAACAGGCTTTTACCGCGCATATTGGCATAGCTTCCCAGCTTCTCCAGTGTGGCAGGGCCAATCTCTCTTCGCGGTGTATTCACAATACGCAAAAATGCATTATCGTCATCCGGATTCACCAGCACTCTCAGATAAGCCATAATGTCTTTAATCTCTGCACGGGCAAAAAACGAGGTTCCCCCAGAGATTCGGTAGGGGATCCGGTTCTGCATCAGCGATTTTTCTATCAGTCTTGACTGATGATTTCCCCGGTACAGGATAGCGTAATCTTTATACTCAGTACGGTTGATAAAACGATGGGCAATCAGTTCACCCGTCACTTTTTCTGCTTCGTGGTCTTCATTCTTTGCCGTAACCACTTTCAGCTTTTCACCGTCAGGCAGTTCTGAGAATAGTGTTTTTTCAAATACGTGTGGGTTGTTGGCGATCAAAATATTAGCCGCCCTAAGAATGCGGCTGGTAGAGCGGTAGTTCTGCTCCATTTTAATCACTTTTAACTGAGGGTAGTCCTTACTCAGTAACACTAGGTTCTGAGGCTTGGCTCCCCGCCATGAGTAGATAGACTGATCATCATCTCCTACTACCGTCAGTCGTCCCCGTTCACCAATAAGCAACTTCACCAGTTCATACTGACTGGTGTTAGTATCCTGATATTCGTCCACCAGCAGATAACGAATTTTCGATTGCCAGCGATCACGGACTTCCTTATTGGTCTTTAACAACATCACCGGCAGAGAAATAAGATCATCAAAATCTAATGCGTTATAAGCCTTCATCTGTGTCTGATACATCTCAAAACAGAAGGCAAAGAGCTGCTCTTGCTCAGAACGGGCAAACCCTTTCGCCTGTTCAGGCGTTAACATATCGTTCTTCCAGTTAGAGATGCTGCTTAACAGCAAACGAAGCAGATCTTTATCACCATCAAGCTGTTTTTCTGTCAACTCTTTAAGAAGCGCCATCTGGTCCTGATCATCAAACAGAGAAAAACCCGCTTTTAAGCCCAGAGCTTTATACTCACGGCGGATAATATTCAGCCCCATAGTATGGAAAGTGGAGATCATTAATCCCTTGGCTTCTTTCTTACCAAGAGTTTGTCCCACACGCTCTTTCATCTCTCTGGCGGCTTTATTGGTAAAGGTCACCGCAGCGATATTTCTCGCCTTATAACCACAAACTTCTACCAGATAAGCAATCTTATTGGTAATCACACGAGTTTTTCCGGAACCCGCACCGGCTAACACCAGACAAGGGCCGGAAACGTATTTAACCGCTTCATCTTGCTTTGGGTTTAACTTCATTCTCTTTACTCAGGCGATATCCATAACTGGCGACTATAATAATCCTCAGTCGATATGATTTCCACGTAAGATTAAACGAGAAAGATTCTCAAAAATTAACTATACGTTTTGATGTACAGATGTATAATAACGCGAATGAATGAACGTTCATTCATTTTTGGAGAAGTCGATGTCAGACGAAATTGAAGATAAGAGAACCAGAATTCTTGATGCAACAGAGAAACTTTTAGCTCAAGACGGTTTCCAAGGCTTATCTATGCAAAAAGTAGCAAAAGAGGCCGCCGTAGCTGCAGGTACTATCTACCGCTACTTCAGAGACAAAGATCATCTCATTGAAGAAACTCGTTTATACGTCTCTCAGAGAGCGGCAGATTATATTCAGGCTAACCTGAGCGATGATATGTCTCTAAAACAGCAGTACCGCACCATATGGCTGAATATCTGGAACCTAACCAATACTAAGTCAGCGGTTAAGAGTCATTTTTTATATGAGCAATTTGATTATTCCAACGAAAGCCGGATTCAGCAGTTGGAAAAAGAGATGTTCTATAAAGTCGTTGCATTATTCGAGAAAGGAAAAGAACAAGGGCTATTTAAGCCTCTGGACGGGCACATACTTTTCAGTGTCAGCCTTGATTCAAGTATTGCACTGGCGAGAAAGAAACGAAACAGATGTATTCAGTTGGATTCAAACGATATTGACCAAGCGATTGAAGCCAGCTGGGATGCAATCATTAAACACTAAACTGGAGTTCAGATAAGAATGAAAAAGTGGACTTTTTTTATGCTACTGATAGCTGTATTACTATTTGGTAGCGTTATCGGCTTTAACATGTATAAGCAAAAGATGATCGCTGAGTATATGGCCAATATGCCGGAACCGGAGTTTCCGGTCACCGTGGTAGACGTCGAAGCGGTAGAATGGAAGCCAGCTATTCAGGCCATCGGCTTTATCGAGCCGAATCAAGGTGTGACATTAACCGCTGAATCCAGCGGAGTTATCGATAAGATCGAGTTTAAATCAGGCGAGACTGTCACTACCGGTGATATGCTGGTTGTGCTTGATACCTCTGTAGAGCGCGCAAACCTGGCCAGCTCAGTGGCAAAACTGCCTGCCGCTGAATCAAAATATAAGCGTTATAAAGGCCTGCTGAAAAAAGGCTCTATCTCTCGTGAAGCCTATGATGATGCAGAAGCCTCTTACTTCTCTCTGAAAGCTAACATCGAGAGTCTTAAAGCCACTATTGACCGCCGTGAAATCACCGCTCCATTTGATGGTGTTGTCGGTATCCGCGATGTTTATCTTGGTCAGTACCTTCAGGCCGGTAATAAGATTGTTCGTCTGGAAGACACCAGTGTTATGCGCCTGCGCTTTACCATTCCTCAGACTGATATCTCACTGATCAGAATCGACCAGCCAGTCAACATTCAGGTGGATTCATACCCAGAAGAAACCTTTAAGGGCACCATCTCGGCCATTGAGCCTGCAGTCGATCATCAGAGTGGTCTGGTTCAGGTACAGGCTGATATTCCAAACAATGGCGGAAAACTGCGTAGTGGTATGTTCGCCCGGGCAGATATCGTCCTTCCGGTAATAGCCGATCAGGTGGTTCTTCCCCAGACAGCCATTACCTTTAACCTATACGGCGATAACGTATTTATCGTATCAGAAGTTGATGGTGTAAAACGTGTGAAGCAACAGGTCGTTAGTGTTGGTGAACGTCGTGGTTCAATTGCTCATATTCTTAAAGGGGTTAAGCCCGGCGATACCGTTGTTACTTCAGGACAAATTCGTTTGAGTAACGAAGCTAAGGTGAAAATCGTGGAAAGTGACGCAATAACACCGCCAGCAGAAACACCGATGCTGTAATTGGGGGAACTATGCGCTTTACTGATGTCTTTATAAAACGTCCGGTTCTCGCAGTATCCATCAGCTTTTTGATCGCACTGCTTGGCTTTCAGGCACTGTTCAAAATGCAGGTGCGGGAATATCCGGAAATGACCAATACCGTTGTAACTGTAACAACGGGCTATTACGGTGCCAGTGCCGATCTGATTCAGGGCTTTATTACACAGCCTCTGGAACAGGCCGTTGCACAGGCAGACAACATTGAATATATGACTTCATCGTCAGTATTGGGTCGCTCTACCATTACGGTAAATATGAAGCTCAATACGGATCCGAATGCCGCTCTGTCGGACATTCTGGCAAAGACAAACTCGGTACGCTCTCAGCTACCAAGTGAATCTGAAGATCCAACGGTAACCATGTCCACCGGTTCTACCACTGCGGTACTCTATATCGGTTTTGTTAGTGACGAACTGGTTTCCAGTCAGGTAACTGATTACCTTGAAAGGGTGATTAACCCGCAGCTATTCACGGTAAACGGTGTCTCTAAGATAGATATCTACGGTGGCTCTAAGTACGCCATGCGTATCTGGCTTGATCCAGCCAAAATGGCGGCGCTGGGCCTGACAGCAACGGATGTTATGGGTGTGCTTAAAGCCAATAACTTCCAGTCTGCAACCGGTCAGGCTACCGGTGAAATGGTGGTCTACAACGGTAGCGCTGATACTCAGATCTCCAGTGTTGAAGAACTGGAACGTCTGGTTGTCAAAAATCAGGAAGGTAACCTGATTCGCCTGAATGATATTGCTAAAGTTAGCCTTGAGAAGAGCCACGATACTTTCCGCGCCAGCGCTAATGGTCAGGAAGCCGTTGTTGCAGCCGTTAACGCCGCACCAAGTGCTAACCCTATTAATATTGCCAAAGACGTTCTTGCCCTGCTGCCTCAGCTTGAAAAGAACATGCCTGCCAATATTCAGATGAACGTGATGTATGACTCTACTGAAGCCATCAATGAGTCTATTCAGGAAGTAATTAAAACCATTATTGAAGCAGCACTGATCGTATTGGTGGTAATTACCATATTCCTAGGTTCACTAAGAGCAGTATTAATACCAATCATCACTATCCCGTTATCGCTGATTGGTGTGGCCATGGTTATGCAGATGCTCGGCTTCTCGTGGAACCTGATGACGCTACTGGCGATGGTACTGGCTATCGGACTGGTGGTGGATGACGCCATTGTTGTTCTGGAAAACGTCGATCGTCATATCAAACTAGGAGAATCTCCTTTCCGTGCAGCCATTATCGGTACACGTGAAATTGCTATACCAGTTATTGCCATGACTCTGACTCTGGGCGCGGTATATGCACCGATCGCTATGATGGGTGGTATTACCGGTTCCTTGTTTAAAGAGTTTGCCCTAACCCTTGCTGGTTCAGTATTTGTATCAGGTATCGTTGCCCTGACTTTGTCACCAATGATGTGTTCTAAGATGCTTCTGGCCCATGCCGAGCCGAACCGCTTTGAAAGAGCCGTTCACAATGTGCTGGACAGAATGACAGATCGTTACTCCAGAATACTCTCGGTTGTAATGCAGAGACGTCCGGTGATTATCGCTTTCGCGTTTATCGTATTTGCCAGCCTGCCGATGCTATTCAAATTTATCCCGAGCGAGCTTGCTCCATCTGAGGATAAAGGGGTGGTAATGCTGATGGGTACCGGCCCGTCAAATGCCAACCTTGATTACCTGCAAAACACCATGAATGATGTAAACAAGGTTCTGACAGACCAGCCGGAACTTGAGTACGCACAGGTGTTTGTTGGTGTACCAAGTTCGAATCAGGCCTTTGGTATCGCAACTATGTTGCCATGGAGTCAGCGTGAAGCGAGTCAGGCAGAAGTAACTAACCGTGTTGGTAAACTGGTGAAAGACATTCCGGGAATGTCAGTAACGGCATTCCAGATGCCTGAACTACCTGGTGCAGGTTCCGGCCTGCCGATTCAGTTTGTGATTACCACACCGAATAACTTTGAAAGCCTGTATCAGATTGCTTCAGATGTTCTTGTGGCAGCCTCTACCAGCCCTTACTTTGTTTATACAACTATCGACCTGAACTACGATTCTGCAACAATGAAGATCAGCATCGATAAAGACAAAGCGGGAGCTTATGGCGTTACCATGCAGGACATTGGTGCAACCTTGAGTACTATGATGGCAGACGGTAACGTAAACCGTATCGACTTTAACGGACGCGCTTATGAAGTGATCCCGCAGGTTGAGCGTAAATACCGCCTGAACCCAGAGTCAATGAACAGTTATTACGTGCGTTCATCGACGGGTAGCCCAGTACCTCTGGGAAGCTTAATCAGCATTGAAGTCGTATCAGAGCCACGCTCTCTTCCTCACTTTAATCAGCTAAACTCTGCCACAATCGGTGCCGTTCCGTCTCCGACGGTAGCAATGGGTGATGCGATTAATGAGTTTGAGAAGTTTGCTCAGGAAATTCTTCCGTTAGGTTACAGCCATGACTACATGGGTGAAGCAAGACAGTATGTAACTGAAGGTAACTCGTTATATACCACCTTTGGCCTGGCACTCGCTATTATCTTCCTTGTGCTTGCGATTCAGTTTGAATCGGTTAGAGATCCACTGGTTATTATGGTTTCGGTTCCTCTGGCCATCTGTGGTGCCTTGATTGCCCTTGCATGGGGTGCGGCAAGTATGAACATCTACTCTCAGGTAGGTCTGATTACGCTGGTTGGCCTGATAACCAAGCACGGTATTCTTATCTGTGAGGTTGCCAAAGAAGAACAGCTGCACAACCAGAAAAACCGTATGGAAGCCGTTATGGAAGCAGCCAAAGTACGTCTGCGTCCAATCCTGATGACAACAGCAGCTATGATTGCCGGTTTGATCCCGTTAATGTATGCAACCGGCGCCGGTGCTGCACAGCGATTCAGTATTGGTATCGTAATCGTAGCCGGTCTTGCTATTGGTACTCTGTTTACTCTGTTTGTACTGCCGGTGATTTACACCTATCTGGCAGAAAAACATAAACCACTTCCGGTATTCCTTGAAAAAGATGAACTGGAAGAGCTTGCCGAAATCAATAAAGCTGATGCTGCTGAGAAGCAGTTAGCTAACTAAAGATACCGGTAAGCTAACAAAGAAAAGGTCGCTTTTGCGGCCTTTTTTATTTAGCGACAAAACCATTCAGATTGAATAGAATAAGCGCAAATAGAAAGGAGTTTATGCCCAATGTTTGATGCAAAAAAGATAGAGCAGATTGCAAAGCAGATTCATGAGTCAATGCCTCAGCCGGTGAAAGAGCTGGGTTCAGATGTTGATCAAAAGGTTCGTCAGGTAATTCAGGGACAACTGAATAAACTTGATATCGTTAGCAGAGAAGAGTTTGATGTGCAGACACAAGTACTGCTTCGTACCCGTCAGAAATTGACAGAAATGGAACAGAAACTGGCTGACCTTGAAGCAAAACTGGCTGATAAAGAGTAGATAACTTTACCCTGTTCAAATAGAAAAAGGCCTGTTTAACAGGCCTTTTTTGTATTCAACTGGAAGCCATTAACCGCCTACGGCGATACGCTTCATATCCGTCATATAGCCACGTAGCTCTTCACCGATATATTCAACCGGGTGATTGCGGATAACATCGTTCACTTCAATTAGGGTGGCGTTATCAACCTGATTCGAAGACTCTCCCAGACCTTTACCGATTACGTCAGTACCAACATTCGGCATAAACTTCTCGCGTAGCAGAGGAGTCGCTACGTTAGCAAACAAATAGTTTCCGTATTCCGCAGTATCAGAGATTACTACGTTCATTTCATACAGACGCTTACGGGCAACTGTGTTAGCGATCAACGGAAGCTCATGCAGTGATTCGTAGTAAGCTGACTCATCGATGATGCCTGAAGCAGTCATAGCTTCAAACGCAAGCTCAACACCGGCACGAACCATAGCAATCATCAGGATACCGTTGTCGAAGTACTCCTGCTCAGGGATCTCAATATCAGACTCAGGATAGTTTTCAAACGCAGTCTGACCCGTCTCTTCACGCCAGCCAAGCAGGTTTTTATCATCATTGGCCCAGTCAGCCATCATAGTGCCTGAGAACTCACCTTCAATAATGTCATCCATATGCTTGTTATAAAGCGGACGCATCAGCTCTTTCAGCTCTTCAGAAAGCTCAAATGCTTTAATCTTAGCCGGGTTAGAAAGACGGTCCATCATATGCGTGATGCCACCAAACTTAAGGGCTTCTGTAATGGTTTCCCAACCGTATTGAAGAAGTTTACCTGCATAGCCTTCATCGATACCTTCAGCAACCATCTTCTCGTAACACACGATAGAACCAGCCTGTAGCATGCCGCAAAGAATCGTCTGCTCACCCATCAGGTCAGACTTAACCTCTGCTACAAATGAGGACTCAAGACAGCCAGCGCGATGACCACCTGTTGCCGCTGCCCATGCTTTAGCGATATCCCAGCCTTCCTGCTTAGGATCATTCTCAGGGTGTACAGCGATAAGAGTCGGAACACCGAACCCACGCTTATACTCTTCACGAACCTCAGTTCCCGGGCACTTAGGTGCAACCATAACAACAGTAAGGTCCTTACGAATCTGCATGCCTTCTTCAACGATGTTAAAGCCGTGGGAATAGCCTAGTGCTGCGCCTTCTTTCATCAGAGGCATTACGGTTTCAACTACGTTTGTATGCTGTTTGTCCGGAGTCAGGTTTACTACCAAGTCTGCCTGAGGAATCAGGGTCTCATAGCTACCCACCTCAAATCCATTCTCAGAAGCATTTCTGAATGACTGACGCTTTTCATCGATGGCAGCCTGACGAAGCGCATAGGCCACATCCAGACCCGAATCACGCATGTTAAGACCCTGATTAAGCCCCTGAGCACCACAACCTACGATGACCACCTTCTTACCTTTCAGATAATCGGCTTCAGATGCAAATTCTTCACGATCCATAAAGCGGCAACGACCTAGTTGATCAAGTTGCTCACGCAGGTTTAGGGTATTGAAATAGTTAGCCATTCTTTGACTCCTTTAAAGAAACTGTCCGTTGGTCAGCGGCTTATGCGCTGAATATCCTCATACTAATGCAGGATTTAGGTTGCTTAAAGTGATATATTCACAATAACTTATTGCAATAAATGCAACGTGACTATGAATATCAAAACACTTCAGCTTTTTATCCATCTTTGCGAAAGCAAAAGTTTCAGCAAGACAGCTACGACAATGCATATCAGTCCTTCAGCGCTTAGTCGTCAGGTGCAAAAACTCGAGGAAGAAGTGGGAGAAGCACTGTTTATCCGCGACAACCGTAGCGTTGATTTAACCAATGCGGGAAGAAAACTACTTCCCGTTGCTTTGTCCATTACCAATGAATGGTTTGATTTCCGCTCAGAACTGACAGAAAGCAGTAGTGTTTTGCAGGGTGAGATTCATCTGTTCTGTTCAGTAACCGCCAGTTATAGCCATTTACCAGATCTGCTGAATGATTTTCGCCTGACCTATCCCCAGATTGAATTAAAGATCTCTACCGGCGATCCGGCACAGGCAATTGATAAAGTACTAGAAGGGAATGCAGATATTGCCATTGCCGCAAAACCGGAACAGTTACCCGGAAAACTAGCTTTTGAAGTTATCAGCCATATTCCATTATCGGTAATTGCCCCTAGCGGAATAAGCAGCTTCTCTCAGGAACTAAAAAAAGAGCAGCCTGACTGGTCTTCTATTCCTTTTATTCTTCCGGAAGCCGGCACTGCAAGAGAAAGAGCAAACCTGTGGTTTAAAAGGATGAAAATAAAACCTTCTATCTATGCTCAGGTGTCAGGACATGAAGCTATTGCCAGTATGGTCGCTCTTGGTTGCGGAGTGGGTATTGCACCGGATGTGGTTATTAATAACAGCCCGGTAAAAGATAAGATCCAGAGACTAAAAGTCGAAAGCATTAACCCGTTTGATCTCGGAATCTGTTGCCACCGCTCTAAACTGGATGATCCGTTGATCAAAGCACTGTGGAGTTTAGCAGAACAGAAGTTTATACAGGCATGATCAAAAAAGCCTCCCGATTGGGAGGCTTATCAATATGAACCTAGCGATGTCCTACTCTCACATGGGGAAGCCCCACACTACCATCGGCGCTATTGCGTTTCACTTCTGAGTTCGGCATGGAATCAGGTGGGTCCACAACGCTATGGTCGCTAAGTAAAATTCTGTTGCTACCGACTCTTCTCGATAGTCAAAAATACGTGGTGCTGATAGGCGGATTTGAACCGCCGACCTCACCCTTACCAAGGGTGCGCTCTACCAACTGAGCTATATCAGCAGATTTTTAACTCTTCTATAAAGAGTAAAAGCCCGTTCAAAGAACGGGCCTTAAAATTTAAAGCCTGGCGATGTCCTACTCTCACATGGGGAAGCCCCACACTACCATCGGCGCTATTGCGTTTCACTTCTGAGTTCGGCATGGAATCAGGTGGGTCCACAACGCTATGGTCGCCAAGCAAAATTCTGTTTTTGATTTCACTTTTTCTAAAAAAGTGAAAACCAACAAATCGGAAAGCTGTTTAAAAGTCTTATTTACACATTCAATGTTCTATTTGAGTCCAAAACAAAACCCCTTGGGTGTTGTATGGTTAAGCCTCACGGGCAATTAGTACAGGTTAGCTCAACGCCTCACAACGCTTACACACCCTGCCTATCAACGTCGTAGTCTACGACAACCCTTTAGGATACTTAAAGTATCAGGGAGAACTCATCTCAAGGCTCGCTTCCCGCTTAGATGCTTTCAGCGGTTATCGATTCCGAACTTAGCTACCGGGCAATGCGTCTGGCGACACAACCCGAACACCAGAGGTTCGTCCACTCCGGTCCTCTCGTACTAGGAGCAGCCCCTTTCAATTCTCCAACGCCCACGGCAGATAGGGACCGAACTGTCTCACGACGTTCTAAACCCAGCTCGCGTACCACTTTAAATGGCGAACAGCCATACCCTTGGGACCGACTTCAGCCCCAGGATGTGATGAGCCGACATCGAGGTGCCAAACACCGCCGTCGATATGAACTCTTGGGCGGTATCAGCCTGTTATCCCCGGAGTACCTTTTATCCGTTGA contains:
- the ilvY gene encoding HTH-type transcriptional activator IlvY: MNIKTLQLFIHLCESKSFSKTATTMHISPSALSRQVQKLEEEVGEALFIRDNRSVDLTNAGRKLLPVALSITNEWFDFRSELTESSSVLQGEIHLFCSVTASYSHLPDLLNDFRLTYPQIELKISTGDPAQAIDKVLEGNADIAIAAKPEQLPGKLAFEVISHIPLSVIAPSGISSFSQELKKEQPDWSSIPFILPEAGTARERANLWFKRMKIKPSIYAQVSGHEAIASMVALGCGVGIAPDVVINNSPVKDKIQRLKVESINPFDLGICCHRSKLDDPLIKALWSLAEQKFIQA
- the ilvC gene encoding ketol-acid reductoisomerase, producing MANYFNTLNLREQLDQLGRCRFMDREEFASEADYLKGKKVVIVGCGAQGLNQGLNMRDSGLDVAYALRQAAIDEKRQSFRNASENGFEVGSYETLIPQADLVVNLTPDKQHTNVVETVMPLMKEGAALGYSHGFNIVEEGMQIRKDLTVVMVAPKCPGTEVREEYKRGFGVPTLIAVHPENDPKQEGWDIAKAWAAATGGHRAGCLESSFVAEVKSDLMGEQTILCGMLQAGSIVCYEKMVAEGIDEGYAGKLLQYGWETITEALKFGGITHMMDRLSNPAKIKAFELSEELKELMRPLYNKHMDDIIEGEFSGTMMADWANDDKNLLGWREETGQTAFENYPESDIEIPEQEYFDNGILMIAMVRAGVELAFEAMTASGIIDESAYYESLHELPLIANTVARKRLYEMNVVISDTAEYGNYLFANVATPLLREKFMPNVGTDVIGKGLGESSNQVDNATLIEVNDVIRNHPVEYIGEELRGYMTDMKRIAVGG